The Pseudomonas sp. DG56-2 genome contains a region encoding:
- a CDS encoding LysR substrate-binding domain-containing protein, with amino-acid sequence MSRRLPPLYALRAFEAAARHSSFTRAGDELSITQSAVSRHIRTLEEHFACRLFVRNGRSLQLSEAARLLLPGVREGFAALERACNTLRSEDDILRMKAPSTLTMRWLLARLSRFRHLQPGNEVQLTSAWMDVDHVDFNHEPFDCAVLLGDGRFPPDWEVVRLFSELLIPVGAPDLRADGPWDAKRLAGIELLHPTPDKRDWRSWLARMGLTDKVSLKGGQVFDTLELGMIAAARGYGVSMGDLLMVAEDVAQGRLSLPWPTAVASGLDYYLVWPKTRPGGERLRRLSDFLQGEAAAMDLPKVQVLS; translated from the coding sequence ATGTCCCGTCGTTTACCGCCGTTGTATGCGTTGCGAGCCTTTGAGGCTGCTGCCAGGCACAGCTCGTTCACCCGCGCCGGGGATGAGTTATCAATCACCCAGAGCGCAGTCAGCCGACACATCCGCACATTGGAAGAACATTTCGCCTGCCGGTTATTCGTGCGCAATGGCCGCAGCTTGCAGCTCAGTGAGGCGGCCCGCTTGCTGCTGCCCGGGGTGCGCGAAGGTTTTGCCGCGCTGGAACGTGCCTGCAATACGCTACGCAGTGAGGACGACATCTTGCGCATGAAGGCACCTTCGACGCTGACCATGCGTTGGTTGCTCGCGCGACTCAGCCGATTTCGTCATCTGCAACCGGGCAACGAGGTGCAACTGACAAGTGCTTGGATGGATGTTGATCACGTCGATTTCAACCATGAGCCATTCGATTGTGCGGTGTTGCTGGGCGATGGGCGCTTTCCCCCGGACTGGGAAGTGGTACGGCTGTTTTCTGAGCTATTGATTCCGGTGGGCGCGCCCGATCTCCGGGCGGACGGCCCCTGGGACGCCAAGCGCCTGGCAGGCATCGAGTTGCTCCATCCGACACCTGACAAGCGCGACTGGCGCAGTTGGCTGGCGCGCATGGGCCTGACCGACAAGGTCTCGCTGAAGGGTGGGCAAGTGTTCGATACCCTGGAGCTGGGCATGATTGCGGCAGCCCGGGGGTATGGCGTATCGATGGGTGATCTGCTGATGGTGGCCGAGGACGTGGCTCAGGGGCGTTTGAGCCTGCCCTGGCCAACGGCGGTAGCCAGTGGTCTGGATTATTACCTGGTGTGGCCAAAGACCCGGCCGGGGGGCGAGCGGTTGCGCCGCTTGAGTGACTTCCTGCAGGGCGAAGCCGCCGCGATGGACCTGCCGAAGGTGCAGGTCCTCAGTTAA
- a CDS encoding xanthine phosphoribosyltransferase: MEALHQKIREEGIVLSDQVLKVDAFLNHQIDPALMQLIGDEFARRFADSGITKIVTIEASGIAPAVMTGLKLGVPVIFARKHQSLTLTENLLTASVYSFTKQTENTVAISPRHLNSSDRVLVIDDFLANGKASQALISIIKQAGATVAGLGIVIEKSFQGGRAELDSQGYRVESLARVKSLKDGVVTFIE, from the coding sequence GTGGAAGCACTGCACCAGAAGATTCGCGAAGAAGGCATCGTGCTTTCCGATCAGGTTCTCAAAGTCGATGCGTTTCTTAACCATCAGATCGACCCTGCGCTGATGCAACTGATTGGCGACGAGTTTGCCCGTCGGTTCGCCGACTCCGGCATCACCAAGATCGTCACTATCGAGGCCTCGGGTATCGCCCCGGCGGTGATGACCGGCTTGAAGCTGGGTGTACCGGTGATTTTCGCGCGCAAGCACCAGTCGCTGACCCTGACCGAAAACCTGCTGACCGCGTCGGTATATTCCTTCACCAAGCAGACTGAAAACACCGTGGCGATCTCCCCGCGCCACCTCAACAGCAGCGATCGCGTGCTGGTGATCGACGACTTCCTGGCCAATGGCAAAGCCTCTCAGGCCCTGATTTCGATCATCAAACAAGCTGGCGCTACCGTTGCCGGCCTGGGTATCGTTATCGAGAAGTCGTTCCAGGGCGGCCGTGCCGAACTGGACAGCCAGGGCTACCGCGTTGAGTCGCTGGCCCGGGTCAAGTCGCTCAAGGATGGCGTGGTTACTTTCATCGAGTAA
- a CDS encoding bifunctional diguanylate cyclase/phosphodiesterase: MSTPVEPLRLLLLADEPEWASALRDCLAPLAGSAVMLTAPSWDAVDSLFANDRNALVLATPQLQPAPGRCILPMVLLLEQEPQSPPPGVSDWLVLDQLGPDILRRSLRHVRERGVLEATLQRLAEQDPLTGIANRQGFQTLLAARLADNEGRGVALGHLDLDNFRRANDALGHQAGDRLILQVVGRLKSQLEAGDQVARLGSDEFALLIDTRREPQRAEWMAERITEALAEPYWVDGESLLLGCSLGVAHARAQGGADPLMWHAHIAMQQAKGTQGCTFHIFNERINRNARSLADLESELRRALRRDELELHYQPRLDMTDGRIVGLEALVRWRHAERGLLPPSEFVPLAEQSGLIVPLGYWVISRALRDMQALREKGLAPLHMAVNLSFRQFQDSQLLATLSRLIIEHGVDARWLEFELTETAVMRRNDLVEQTMDALGRLGVRFSLDDFGTGFSSFVHLNSLPITLLKVDRSFVGGMEKREENRKLVHAMINLAHNLNLEVVAEGVETPEQLDLLRSFNCDQVQGFLISRPLPIDELMTFLLSGAAQQSIAL, translated from the coding sequence TTGTCTACGCCTGTCGAACCCTTGCGTTTGCTGTTGCTGGCTGATGAGCCCGAATGGGCCTCGGCCCTGCGTGATTGTCTGGCACCGCTGGCGGGTAGCGCGGTGATGTTGACCGCACCCAGCTGGGACGCGGTCGATAGTTTGTTTGCCAATGACCGCAACGCATTGGTACTGGCAACGCCGCAGCTGCAGCCTGCGCCAGGGCGCTGCATCCTGCCGATGGTGTTGTTGCTTGAGCAGGAACCGCAATCGCCACCACCGGGCGTCAGCGACTGGCTGGTGCTTGATCAGTTGGGCCCCGATATCCTGCGCCGTAGCCTTCGTCATGTACGTGAGCGTGGCGTGCTGGAAGCCACCTTGCAGCGCCTGGCCGAGCAGGACCCGTTGACCGGTATCGCCAATCGCCAGGGCTTCCAGACCCTGCTGGCCGCACGCCTGGCCGACAATGAGGGACGGGGCGTCGCCCTTGGGCATCTGGACTTGGATAACTTCCGTCGAGCCAACGACGCGCTGGGTCACCAGGCTGGCGACCGCTTGATTCTGCAGGTGGTCGGGCGTTTGAAGAGCCAGCTTGAGGCCGGTGACCAGGTGGCGCGCCTGGGCAGTGATGAATTTGCCCTGCTGATCGATACGCGACGTGAACCGCAACGTGCCGAGTGGATGGCCGAACGCATTACCGAGGCCTTGGCCGAGCCCTATTGGGTCGATGGCGAGAGCTTGCTCCTCGGCTGCAGCCTGGGTGTTGCCCATGCGCGTGCGCAGGGTGGCGCTGATCCTTTGATGTGGCACGCTCACATTGCCATGCAGCAGGCCAAAGGTACCCAGGGTTGCACCTTTCATATCTTCAACGAGCGAATAAACCGCAACGCTCGCAGCCTCGCTGATCTGGAGAGCGAGTTGCGCCGCGCCCTGCGTCGCGATGAACTGGAGTTGCACTATCAGCCTCGGCTGGACATGACCGACGGGCGCATCGTTGGCCTGGAAGCGCTGGTGCGCTGGCGGCATGCCGAGCGTGGTTTGTTGCCACCCAGTGAGTTCGTGCCGCTCGCCGAGCAGAGTGGTTTGATTGTGCCCTTGGGGTACTGGGTAATCTCACGAGCCCTGCGCGACATGCAGGCGCTGCGGGAAAAGGGCCTGGCGCCCTTGCACATGGCGGTGAACCTGTCGTTCCGCCAGTTTCAGGACAGCCAGCTGTTGGCGACGCTGAGTCGGCTGATCATCGAGCATGGCGTGGATGCGCGATGGCTGGAGTTCGAACTTACCGAGACGGCGGTGATGCGCCGTAACGATCTGGTCGAGCAAACCATGGATGCCCTTGGGCGGCTGGGCGTGCGCTTTTCTCTCGATGACTTTGGCACTGGTTTCTCATCCTTCGTCCACCTCAACAGCCTGCCGATTACCCTGCTCAAGGTCGATCGCAGTTTTGTCGGTGGCATGGAAAAGCGTGAGGAGAACCGCAAGCTGGTCCACGCCATGATCAACCTGGCGCATAACCTTAACCTCGAGGTGGTGGCCGAAGGGGTGGAAACCCCCGAGCAATTGGACCTGCTGCGCAGTTTCAACTGTGACCAGGTTCAGGGGTTTCTGATCAGCCGGCCGTTGCCAATCGATGAGCTGATGACGTTTCTACTCAGTGGCGCGGCGCAGCAATCCATCGCCTTGTAG
- a CDS encoding cytochrome c5 family protein: MNLIKKMLAVPAAVLALWAVSATAATNDDIAKRLEPVGQVCVQGQECKGMEVAASAGGGAAKTPDDIIAKHCNACHGSGLLGAPKIGDTAAWKERADHQGGLDGILAKAITGINAMPPKGTCADCSDDDLMGAIKKMSGL, translated from the coding sequence GTGAATCTAATCAAGAAAATGCTGGCCGTACCAGCTGCCGTATTGGCCCTTTGGGCAGTCAGCGCAACAGCTGCGACCAACGACGACATTGCCAAGCGACTCGAACCAGTCGGACAAGTGTGTGTACAAGGTCAAGAATGCAAGGGCATGGAAGTTGCTGCTTCCGCAGGCGGCGGCGCTGCCAAGACCCCGGACGATATTATCGCCAAGCACTGTAATGCCTGTCATGGCAGTGGCTTGCTGGGCGCACCGAAAATAGGTGACACCGCTGCCTGGAAAGAGCGTGCCGACCACCAAGGTGGCCTGGACGGTATCCTGGCCAAAGCAATCACCGGCATTAACGCCATGCCGCCTAAAGGCACTTGCGCGGATTGCTCGGATGACGACCTGATGGGCGCCATCAAGAAAATGTCCGGCCTGTAA
- a CDS encoding NorM family multidrug efflux MATE transporter gives MQVAPTHELKALLRLAGPLIASQLAHMLMVLTDTLMMARISPQALAGGGLGAASYSFVSIFCLGVIAAVGTLVAIRKGAGDIPGATRLTQAGLWLAWAMAIVAALALWNLEPVLLLLGQSPNNVEAAAQFLLLLPLALPGYLSFMALRGFTSAIGRSTPVMVISLIGTVANFLLNYALIEGMFGLPKLGLVGIGLVTAVVANCMAVAMALYIRWHPAYAPYPIRTGLSRPSWPALRELWRLGLPIGGTYTVEVGLFAFAALCMGVLGSTELAAHQIALQIVSTAFMIPAGLSYAVTMRVGLYYGAGNLPGARHAGRVGIGFGATMMLMFAILFWLLPDPLVGLFLDHGDPAFADIIQLAVSLLMVAAWFELFDGVQTIAMGSIRGLKDAKTTFLVGLFCYWVIGAPAAWLLAFTLGMGAVGVWWGLAVGLACAAISLTLAFEWRMKRLLRNAGSLKTAVSAA, from the coding sequence ATGCAGGTCGCACCCACACATGAACTCAAGGCTCTGCTGCGCCTGGCCGGTCCGCTGATCGCCTCGCAGTTGGCCCACATGCTGATGGTGCTGACCGACACCCTGATGATGGCCCGCATCAGCCCACAGGCCCTGGCCGGCGGTGGCCTGGGTGCGGCCAGCTATTCGTTCGTGTCGATTTTCTGCCTGGGAGTGATTGCTGCCGTCGGTACCCTGGTGGCGATACGCAAAGGTGCCGGTGACATACCCGGCGCTACCCGCCTGACTCAGGCCGGACTGTGGCTGGCTTGGGCCATGGCCATTGTCGCAGCGCTAGCGCTGTGGAACCTTGAACCGGTGTTGCTGCTACTGGGCCAAAGCCCGAACAACGTCGAAGCCGCCGCCCAATTCCTGCTCCTGCTTCCTCTGGCCCTTCCCGGCTACTTGAGCTTCATGGCCTTGCGCGGCTTCACCAGCGCCATCGGCCGCTCGACGCCAGTAATGGTCATCAGCCTGATCGGCACGGTGGCCAACTTCCTGCTCAACTATGCGCTGATCGAAGGCATGTTCGGCTTGCCCAAGCTGGGCCTGGTCGGAATCGGCCTGGTCACGGCCGTCGTTGCCAACTGCATGGCCGTGGCCATGGCCCTATACATACGCTGGCACCCGGCCTATGCCCCTTATCCGATTCGCACTGGCCTGAGCCGCCCCTCCTGGCCAGCCCTGCGTGAGCTCTGGCGCCTGGGACTGCCCATTGGCGGAACCTATACGGTGGAAGTCGGCTTGTTCGCTTTTGCCGCGCTGTGCATGGGCGTACTGGGCAGCACGGAACTGGCAGCCCACCAGATTGCCCTGCAGATCGTTTCCACCGCCTTCATGATCCCGGCCGGGCTGTCTTATGCGGTCACCATGCGCGTCGGCCTCTACTATGGCGCGGGTAATCTACCTGGCGCGCGGCATGCCGGGCGGGTCGGCATCGGTTTCGGGGCGACGATGATGCTGATGTTCGCCATCCTGTTCTGGCTGTTGCCTGATCCGTTGGTGGGGCTGTTCCTCGATCACGGTGATCCCGCCTTCGCCGACATTATCCAATTGGCCGTGAGCCTGCTGATGGTTGCGGCCTGGTTCGAGCTGTTCGATGGCGTACAAACCATCGCCATGGGCTCGATTCGTGGCCTCAAGGATGCCAAGACCACCTTCCTGGTGGGACTGTTCTGTTACTGGGTGATTGGCGCTCCGGCAGCCTGGCTGCTGGCCTTTACCCTCGGGATGGGTGCGGTCGGCGTCTGGTGGGGCCTGGCAGTGGGCCTGGCCTGTGCGGCAATAAGCCTGACACTGGCGTTCGAGTGGCGGATGAAGCGCTTACTGCGCAATGCTGGCAGCTTGAAAACTGCCGTATCAGCGGCGTAA
- a CDS encoding acetyl-CoA hydrolase/transferase C-terminal domain-containing protein — translation MPQSCSIEKAVDEVLARLPAHIHMGLPLGLGKPNAFVNALYARVRQLPQRRLTIYTALSLGRPDLGDGLQRRFLEPFLERVFADYEELEYLSDLRKDCLPANIRVEQFFMQPGSLLHSATAQQDYVSSNYSHAARDINAKGLNLVAQLVAQDTQYPDHLSLSCNPDITLDLLPMIERRRAAGETILLLGQVHAELPYMPGGSELPRQDFDLLIDSVERRRLFSTPNMPVTPQDHFIGLHASTLVRDGGTLQIGIGAMGDALTAALLARESESQAYQALLGAMNLHPWHALIEREGGTEPFVHGLYGCSEMFVNGLLALLEAGIIRRPVAGGVLAHGGFFLGPRAFYQRLRDMPLESRKRIDMCAISYINELFGEEALKRSQRLDARFINTVFTMTLMGAGVADQLEDGRVLSGVGGQYNFVAQGHALEGARSILLLRSWRESAGEVSSNLVWEYGHCTIPRHLRDVVVTEYGIADLRGQTDAETIRRLLQICDSRFQAGLIAQAQKAGKLPSDFALAPRFTDNTPQRLQRLRDGHAQLFPEYPLGSDFTEQERDLLRALNWLKSKFKLSEVLSLGKAALDAPAPEAYPQQLQRMGLAQPQGLKDELYQRLLLAGLQATSSV, via the coding sequence ATGCCACAGAGTTGCTCAATCGAAAAGGCAGTAGACGAAGTGTTGGCGCGTTTGCCCGCACATATCCACATGGGGCTGCCCTTGGGCCTCGGCAAGCCCAACGCTTTCGTCAACGCCTTGTATGCGCGTGTTCGGCAACTGCCCCAGCGGCGTTTGACGATTTATACCGCGCTCAGCCTGGGGCGGCCTGATCTAGGCGACGGCCTGCAGCGGCGCTTTCTCGAACCGTTCCTCGAACGGGTATTTGCCGACTATGAAGAGCTCGAGTACCTGAGCGACCTGCGCAAGGATTGTTTGCCAGCCAACATTCGCGTCGAGCAGTTTTTCATGCAGCCCGGCAGCCTACTGCACAGCGCCACGGCTCAACAGGATTACGTCAGCAGTAACTACAGTCACGCAGCGCGGGACATCAATGCGAAAGGTTTGAACCTGGTGGCGCAGTTGGTAGCGCAGGATACGCAGTACCCAGACCACCTGAGCCTCAGCTGTAATCCGGATATCACGCTCGATCTGCTGCCGATGATCGAGCGCCGTCGTGCTGCCGGGGAAACCATCCTGCTGTTGGGTCAGGTGCACGCCGAGCTTCCCTACATGCCCGGTGGCTCGGAATTGCCCCGTCAGGATTTCGACTTACTGATTGATTCGGTTGAGCGCAGGCGGCTGTTTTCCACACCGAATATGCCAGTCACGCCCCAGGATCATTTCATCGGCTTGCATGCCAGCACCCTGGTGCGCGACGGCGGCACCCTTCAGATCGGCATCGGGGCCATGGGCGACGCCCTGACCGCGGCGCTCCTGGCGCGAGAGTCTGAGAGCCAAGCCTACCAGGCACTCCTGGGTGCGATGAACCTGCATCCCTGGCACGCCTTGATCGAGCGCGAAGGCGGCACCGAGCCTTTCGTTCACGGCTTGTATGGCTGTAGCGAAATGTTCGTCAACGGCCTGTTGGCACTGTTGGAAGCAGGCATTATCCGGCGCCCGGTCGCTGGCGGCGTGTTGGCACATGGCGGCTTCTTCCTCGGGCCTCGGGCGTTTTATCAGCGCTTGCGCGACATGCCGCTGGAAAGCCGCAAACGTATCGACATGTGCGCAATCAGCTACATCAACGAACTGTTCGGCGAGGAAGCGCTCAAGCGTTCGCAGCGCCTGGATGCACGCTTCATCAATACCGTGTTCACCATGACCCTCATGGGGGCCGGGGTTGCCGACCAGTTGGAAGACGGACGGGTACTCAGCGGCGTTGGGGGGCAATACAACTTTGTCGCTCAGGGTCATGCCCTGGAAGGTGCACGCTCGATTCTACTGCTGCGTAGTTGGCGGGAGTCGGCTGGGGAGGTGAGCTCGAATCTGGTCTGGGAGTACGGCCACTGCACTATTCCAAGGCACCTGCGTGATGTGGTCGTCACTGAGTACGGGATCGCCGACCTGCGCGGGCAGACCGATGCCGAAACCATCCGGCGACTTCTGCAGATCTGCGATTCGCGTTTTCAGGCCGGGTTGATCGCACAGGCGCAGAAGGCCGGCAAGCTGCCGTCCGACTTTGCCTTGGCGCCACGCTTTACCGACAACACACCGCAGCGCTTGCAACGCTTGCGTGACGGGCACGCGCAGTTGTTCCCCGAGTACCCGTTGGGCAGTGATTTCACTGAGCAAGAGCGCGATTTGTTGCGTGCGTTGAACTGGCTCAAGAGCAAATTCAAATTGAGCGAGGTACTGTCGTTGGGCAAGGCCGCCTTGGACGCTCCGGCACCGGAGGCTTATCCACAGCAGTTACAGCGCATGGGACTGGCGCAGCCGCAGGGGCTCAAGGATGAGCTGTACCAGCGCTTGCTGCTGGCGGGGTTGCAGGCGACTTCGTCGGTTTGA
- a CDS encoding cupin domain-containing protein encodes MDVGERLQAIRKLKGLSQRELAKRAGVTNSTISMIEKNSVSPSISSLRKVLGGIPMSMVEFFSEELQPENPTQIVYKAHELIDISDGAVTMKLVGKAHPSRAIAFLNEVYPPGADTGEEMLTHDGEETGILLEGRLELVVGLETFILEAGDSYYFESTKPHRFRNPYDEPARLISAATPANF; translated from the coding sequence TTGGACGTCGGTGAACGACTGCAAGCCATTCGCAAGCTCAAGGGCCTGTCCCAGCGTGAACTCGCCAAACGGGCGGGCGTCACCAATAGCACTATCTCGATGATCGAGAAGAACAGCGTAAGCCCTTCAATCAGCTCGTTGCGTAAAGTGCTGGGCGGTATTCCGATGTCCATGGTCGAGTTTTTCTCGGAAGAACTTCAGCCGGAAAACCCCACGCAAATCGTTTACAAGGCTCATGAGTTAATCGACATTTCTGACGGTGCCGTAACCATGAAACTGGTCGGTAAGGCGCATCCGAGCCGGGCGATTGCATTTCTTAACGAAGTGTACCCACCGGGTGCCGATACCGGTGAAGAAATGCTCACTCACGACGGTGAGGAAACCGGGATTCTCCTTGAAGGGCGCCTGGAACTGGTGGTCGGTCTGGAAACTTTTATTCTCGAAGCGGGCGATAGCTACTATTTTGAAAGTACCAAGCCGCACCGTTTCCGCAACCCCTACGATGAGCCGGCTCGGCTGATCAGCGCAGCGACGCCGGCCAACTTCTAA
- the alr gene encoding alanine racemase, whose protein sequence is MRPARALIDLQALRHNYQLARELSGAKALAVIKADAYGHGAVRCALALEQQADGFAVACIEEALELRAAGIKAPVLLLEGFFEASELELIAQHDLWCVVHSLWQLEAIEQARLSTPITVWLKLDSGMHRVGLHPKDYQAAYQRLLASGKVTRVVLMSHFARADELDSAASNDQVAVFQAARQGLSAEISLRNSPAVLGWPAIPSDWVRPGIMLYGATPFEVPQAEAVRLQPVMTLQSRVISVRELPAGEPVGYGAKFISPRPTRVGVVAMGYADGYPRQAPTGTPVMVAGKRSQLIGRVSMDMLCIDLTDVPEAGIGSPVELWGKNVLASDLAQQAGMIPYQIFCNLKRVPLDYIDD, encoded by the coding sequence ATGCGTCCTGCTCGTGCCCTGATCGATCTTCAAGCTCTGCGTCACAACTACCAACTGGCTCGCGAATTGTCCGGTGCCAAGGCCTTGGCCGTGATCAAGGCTGACGCCTATGGCCATGGTGCCGTGCGTTGCGCCTTGGCGCTCGAGCAGCAGGCCGATGGTTTCGCCGTAGCTTGCATCGAAGAGGCGTTGGAGTTGCGAGCGGCGGGGATCAAGGCGCCGGTATTGTTGCTCGAAGGTTTTTTTGAAGCCAGCGAACTGGAGCTGATTGCCCAGCATGACCTGTGGTGTGTTGTGCATTCGCTGTGGCAGTTGGAAGCTATCGAGCAGGCGCGCTTGAGCACGCCGATCACCGTCTGGCTCAAGCTCGACAGCGGCATGCACCGGGTAGGTTTGCATCCCAAGGATTACCAGGCGGCCTATCAGCGCTTGCTCGCCAGCGGCAAGGTCACCCGTGTGGTGTTGATGAGTCACTTCGCCCGTGCGGACGAGCTCGACAGTGCTGCCAGCAACGATCAGGTCGCGGTATTTCAAGCCGCCCGTCAGGGCCTGAGTGCCGAAATCAGCCTGCGTAACTCGCCGGCTGTGCTGGGTTGGCCGGCCATTCCAAGTGATTGGGTGCGCCCGGGCATCATGCTCTACGGCGCCACGCCGTTTGAAGTGCCGCAAGCTGAAGCTGTCCGTCTGCAACCGGTTATGACCCTGCAATCACGCGTGATCAGCGTGCGCGAATTGCCTGCCGGTGAGCCAGTGGGCTATGGCGCTAAATTCATCAGCCCGCGCCCGACTCGCGTCGGTGTGGTTGCCATGGGATATGCCGATGGCTACCCGCGTCAGGCGCCGACCGGTACTCCGGTCATGGTCGCAGGCAAGCGCAGTCAGTTGATTGGCCGAGTGTCGATGGACATGCTGTGCATTGATTTGACCGACGTACCGGAAGCCGGCATCGGCAGCCCGGTAGAGCTATGGGGCAAAAATGTGCTGGCCAGCGATCTGGCGCAGCAGGCGGGAATGATTCCGTACCAGATATTCTGCAACCTCAAACGTGTGCCGCTGGACTATATCGACGATTGA
- the rep gene encoding DNA helicase Rep yields the protein MSRLNPRQQEAVNYVGGPLLVLAGAGSGKTSVITRKIAHLIQNCGIRAQYIVAMTFTNKAAREMKERVGTLLRKGEGRGLTVSTFHNLGLNIIRKEHQRLGFKPGFSIFDETDVKALMTDIMQKEYSGDDGVDEIKNMIGAWKNDLILPPEALEKARNPKEQTAAIVYAHYQRTLKAFNAVDFDDLILLPVKLFQEHADILEKWQHKVRYLLVDEYQDTNASQYLLVKMLIGTRNQFTVVGDDDQSIYAWRGARPENLMLLKEDYPSLKVVMLEQNYRSTSRILRCANVLISNNPHAFEKQLWSEMGHGDEIRVIRCKNEEAEAERVAMEILSLHLRTDRPYSDFAILYRGNYQAKLIELKLQHHQVPYRLSGGNSFFGRQEVKDLMAYFRLLVNPDDDNAYLRVINVPRREIGSTTLEKLGNYATDRKISMYAASEELGLGEHLDSRFTDRLQRFKRWMDKVREQVALEDPIAALRGMVTDIDYENWIRTNSSSDKAADFRMGNVWFLIEALKNTLEKDEDGEMTIEEAIGKLVLRDMLERQQEEEDGAEGVQMMTLHASKGLEFPYVFIMGMEEEILPHRSSIEADTIEEERRLAYVGITRARQTLAFTFAAKRKQYGEIIDCSPSRFLDELPDDDLAWEGLDDAPTEVKAARGNNALADIRAMLKR from the coding sequence ATGTCCCGACTCAATCCCCGGCAACAAGAAGCCGTGAACTATGTCGGCGGCCCTCTTTTGGTGCTCGCCGGTGCCGGTTCCGGCAAAACCAGCGTGATCACCCGTAAAATCGCGCACTTGATCCAGAATTGCGGCATTCGTGCGCAATACATCGTGGCGATGACCTTCACCAACAAGGCCGCGCGCGAGATGAAAGAGCGGGTCGGCACCCTGCTACGCAAAGGCGAAGGGCGCGGCCTGACTGTGTCGACATTCCACAACCTGGGCCTGAACATTATCCGCAAGGAGCATCAGCGCCTGGGTTTCAAACCGGGCTTCTCGATCTTTGACGAGACTGACGTCAAAGCCTTGATGACCGACATCATGCAGAAAGAGTATTCGGGCGACGATGGCGTCGACGAGATCAAGAACATGATCGGCGCCTGGAAAAACGATCTGATCCTGCCGCCTGAAGCATTGGAAAAGGCGCGCAATCCCAAGGAGCAGACCGCCGCCATCGTCTATGCCCATTACCAGCGCACGCTCAAGGCGTTCAACGCGGTGGACTTCGACGACCTTATCCTGCTGCCGGTCAAGTTGTTCCAGGAGCACGCCGACATCCTGGAAAAATGGCAGCACAAAGTTCGCTACCTGCTGGTGGATGAATATCAGGACACCAACGCCAGCCAGTATTTGCTGGTGAAAATGCTCATCGGCACGCGCAACCAGTTCACCGTGGTGGGCGACGACGACCAGTCGATCTACGCCTGGCGCGGCGCACGTCCAGAAAACCTGATGCTGCTCAAAGAGGACTATCCGTCACTGAAGGTGGTGATGCTGGAGCAGAACTACCGCTCCACCAGCCGTATTCTGCGCTGCGCCAACGTGCTCATCTCGAACAACCCGCATGCCTTTGAAAAGCAGTTGTGGAGTGAGATGGGCCATGGTGACGAGATTCGTGTGATCCGCTGCAAGAACGAGGAAGCCGAGGCCGAACGGGTGGCCATGGAAATTCTCAGCCTGCACCTGCGTACCGATCGCCCCTACAGCGATTTCGCCATTCTTTACCGCGGCAACTACCAGGCCAAGCTGATTGAGTTGAAGCTGCAGCACCATCAGGTGCCGTATCGCCTGTCTGGCGGCAACAGTTTCTTCGGGCGTCAGGAAGTCAAAGACCTGATGGCCTACTTCCGCTTGCTGGTCAATCCGGATGACGACAACGCCTACCTGCGCGTGATCAACGTGCCGCGCCGCGAAATTGGCTCAACCACCCTGGAAAAGCTCGGCAACTACGCCACCGACCGCAAGATTTCGATGTACGCCGCCAGTGAAGAGCTGGGCCTGGGCGAGCATCTGGACAGCCGTTTCACCGACCGTCTGCAGCGCTTCAAGCGCTGGATGGACAAGGTTCGTGAGCAAGTCGCTCTGGAAGACCCTATCGCGGCCTTGCGCGGCATGGTCACCGACATCGATTACGAAAACTGGATTCGCACCAACAGTTCCAGCGACAAAGCTGCAGACTTTCGAATGGGCAACGTCTGGTTCCTGATCGAGGCATTGAAAAATACCCTCGAAAAGGATGAAGACGGTGAAATGACCATCGAGGAGGCCATTGGCAAGCTGGTCCTGCGTGACATGCTTGAACGTCAGCAGGAAGAGGAAGACGGTGCCGAGGGCGTGCAAATGATGACGCTGCATGCGTCCAAGGGCCTGGAGTTTCCTTATGTGTTCATCATGGGCATGGAGGAAGAGATTCTCCCCCACCGCTCCAGCATCGAAGCTGACACCATCGAGGAAGAACGACGTCTTGCCTACGTGGGCATTACCCGCGCACGCCAGACCCTGGCTTTCACCTTTGCAGCCAAGCGCAAGCAGTACGGCGAGATCATTGATTGCTCGCCAAGCCGCTTCCTCGACGAGCTGCCGGATGATGACCTGGCCTGGGAAGGCCTTGACGATGCGCCGACCGAAGTGAAGGCCGCACGCGGCAATAATGCATTGGCCGATATCCGCGCCATGCTTAAACGTTAG